In Nissabacter sp. SGAir0207, the genomic stretch TCAACATTGAGCCGAAACGGGCGGACGACACGCCGCTGAACCGCGTCTCCCTCGACTACACCTCCTCCTCGCAGGTAGGGGGATCGCTGGACGTCGGCCGCCGCTTTGGTGAGGACAACCGCTTCGGCGCACGCGTCAACCTGATCCACCGCGAGGGCGAAACGGCGATTGATGGCGAGAAGCGCCGCCTGACCGGCGGCAGCCTCGGCCTGGACTACCGCGGCGACCGCCTGCGCGGCTCGCTGGACGTCGGCGCGATGCGCCAGACGGTGCACGGCGGCCGCCCGGTGGTCTACCTCGGCAGCGCCACCTCGGTGCCAGAGGTGCCGAAGGCCACCGGCAACTACGGGCAGCAGTGGGCCTACACCGATCTGGAGAGCGAGTTCGGTATGCTCAAGGGCGAGTATGATCTGGCGGAGCACTGGACGGCCTACGGCGCATTCGGCATGAGCCACAACCACGAGTACGGCAAGTATGGTTCGCCGACGCTGGTGGGCGATGACGGCGACGCCACCATGAGCCGCATGACGGTGCCTTACTTCTCCGACACCGTGGCGGGCAACACCGGCCTGCGCGGCAGCTTCGACACCGGCTTCGTCAACCACAGCGTCAACCTCGGCTACTCGCAGACCTACACCAAGACGCGCTCCGCCTACACCCTGACCTCCGCCTCGGTGGCCACCAATATCTACTCGCCGGTGGCGACCAGCGAGCCGCTGACCAACCTTTACTCCGGTGGTGACATGGGCGACCCGCACGTGCGCAGCCGTATCCGCAACGAGGGCTACAACCTCTCGGATACCCTGTCAGTGCTGGATGGCCGCGTGCAGCTGATTGGTGGCCTGCGCCGCCAGAGCATCGCGGTGCGCAACTACAACTACAACGGCGTGGAGTCCAACACCTTTGACGAAACCAAGGTCACGCCGGCCTTTGGTCTGGTGGTGAAGCCGTGGCAGCACATCTCCCTCTACGCCAACCACATCGAGGCGTTGCAGGCGGGCGACACCGCGGGCACCACCTACAACGGCAAGACCGTGACCAATGGCGGCCAGACCGCGGGCGTCGCCATCTCCAAGCAGAACGAAGTGGGCGTAAAGGCGGACTTTGGCCGCGTGGCGGCGTCACTGGCGCTGTTCGAGATCAAGAAGCCAGAGAGCATGTACACCGCCTCGGGCGACAGCTACACCTTCGGCAACTATGGCGAGGTGCGCACCCGTGGTATGGAGGTGAGCCTGTATGGTGAGCCGGTCTATGGCGTGCGCCTGAACGGCAGCCTGTCGCTGCTCGACCCGACCCTGACCCAGACGCAGGATGGCACCTATGACGGCAAAAAGGCCGTGGGCGTGCCGCGCTACCACTGGGTGGTGTCGGGGGAGTATGACATCCCTGGCGTGACCGGCCTGACCGCCACCGGCAAGGTGATCCGCACCGGTTCGCAGTATGCCGACGAAGCCAACAATCTGGAGCTGGCCGCCTGGACGCGCCTGGATCTGGGCGTGCGTTACGACATGAACCTGCCGGTCAACAACATCGTCTGGCGTGCTGGCGTGGAGAACGTCACCAACGAGCGCTACTGGTCTTCTGCCAACGGCGGCTACCTGACGCAGGGCGACCCGCGTGAGGTGAAGGTCTCCATGACCGTCGATTTCTAATCGGCAGGCAGACAAAACAGGCGCCCTACGGGGCGCTTTTTATTGCCCGCGCGGCAGGAGCGAGAGGCGGGGAACGGGGCAATCAGAGCTATCTGGTTTACGCTGACTTAAGTTAAATAAATGTCTTCCGAATGGGCATCGGTCTGTTGACACGATAAAAGTAACCATAAGATAATCCTATTTTACTTTTTGACGCGTCTTTGATCCGGGCGGGATAAAGGTTTATTAACGTGTCTGACGCAATGCTTGAAAAGGGTATTGATGCGTGGTTCCCGGTTACGCCGTGAAGAGCCAGAAAAAGGCGAAGGGGCTATACGCCGCCGCTGATTTTATGCACTCCCTCTATCTGTTAGCAAAGAGACAGTGTTCCACTTTAAAAGGAAGTTAGAGCATGGGCCTGAATAAGATTGGAAGAAATTCCATCTGGATGATGCTGGAAAAAATCATCTCTATATTTGGACTTTTTTTCGTCACCTCTTATGTCGCCAAATATATCGGCCCGTCACTGTTTGGTGAACTCTCGTTGGCGATGGCAATCTTCCAGATTGTCCAGATTGTCTCCCAAATGGGCGGCGACAATATTATTTTCAAGCGCGTCAGTAAAAACCCCGACTCCGGCGTCAGGTTGATTCGCTCCTCATTCCTGATGCGGCTGGCGGTATATGTCGCCATCTCCGTGGCGGTGCTGGGTTATTTCTACACCGTGGATGATACCACCTCGTTTATTTTCTGCATCGCGGTCTGTATTGCCAGCTTCTTTACCACGCTGGATGTCTACGCGATTTACAATAACTCGCAACTGCGCTCCAAATATAACACCATCTCCAACGTGATTGGGCTGGGGATTGGTCTGGGCATCCGCTACCTGATCGCCCTGATGCAGTGGGACCCGGCGCTGCTGGCGATCCCGATTGTGCTGACCACCGCCATCCCGTTCTTTATCCGCCGCCACGACTTTATCACGCGCAGCGCCAGCGTCACGATGATGGGGCGCAACTGGAAGAGCGCCGCCAAAAAGTACTCCAAATATATGATCATGTCGGGCAGCAGCATTGTGCTCTCCAGCATCTCGGTGGCGATCTACACCCGCATCAACCAGATCTTTATCTCTGATTTTCTCGGCAGTTACCAGCTGGGCATCTACTCGGTGGCGCTGACGCTGGCGACCGCCTGGACTTTTGCGCTGGCCTCGATCATCACCTCCTTCTACCCCTCCATCTATGCCGATACCAACGATCGCACGGCGATGGCGAAGGCGGTCAAACTCAACCGCATCGTGTTCCTCTGCTCGGCGCTGGTTATCGCTGGCTTCGCGCTGTTTGGCCGGCAGGCAATCGCGCTGCTGTATGGCGCGCAGTATGCGGCGGCCTACCTGCCAGCGTTGATCCTGAGCGTGGGCACCATGCTCTCGCTGATGGGCTCCATTGCCTATCGGTATGTCATCAAATATTCCGGCTTCTCCTACCTGTCGAAAAAGATGTTCCTGATCCTGGCATTCAGTTTGCCGGTCTCCTACCTGCTGATTAAGCAGCATGGATTAATTGGCGCATCCGTCAGCGTGGTATTGGTGGAGCTGCTCTCCCTGACCGTAATGAACTATTTTTTCAAGAATGGACTGATCGTTAAATTGCATATTGGCAGTATCGGTTTTGCCTGGGGCGTTAAATGACCTAATCCTGCTGAAGGCCGGTTGCCTCCCGGCGCTTTATCAGCCTTTTGCCACAGTGATACACCGCCTTTTCCAAAGGGGGCGGTGGGCTTTTACCTAAACATCTTACCAGGATGGAATTTCAGATGAAAAAAATAGCCAGATTGATTTTTAATAAAATGCCGTGGTCGGTCAGGGATAACGTGGAGTTTTACCGGCGCTTTGGCCGTTTCCCCAATATTTCACAGCCCAAGTCCTTTAATGAGAAAGTGATTCACCGCAAGCGCTACGCCTGCCTGAGTGATGAAAACTTCCCGATGCTGGCGGATAAATATCGCGTGCGCGAGTATGTGGCAAAACGGGTGGGTGAAGAGTACCTGATCCCGCTGCTGGCCCATTATGATGACGTCCAGCGCTTTTCCCAGGATATTGGCACGCTGGAGAACTGCGTGGTCAAGCCAAACCACGGCGCGGGCATGGTCAAACTGATTAGCCACAAGCCGCAGAAGCAGGAGGCGGACGAGATTGTGCAAGAGGCCGCGCGCTGGCTGAAAACCGACTTCTCCAAGACCTGTGGCGAGTACCACTACAGTAAAATCGATCGCAAAATCCTGGTGGAAAAACGCATCGGCAACGGTGTCTCCGCCCTGACGGACTATAAATTCCACCTGTTCCGCCAGCCGGACGGTTCCATCTTCTATGTGCTGCAGCTGATCGACGATCGTTTCGAGGGTGAGCTGTCGAGGACGTTTTACGTCAACGATCTCTCCACGGTCTACTCCGGGAAAAATGCCCTCGACAGCCAGCTGATGCCCTTGGTGGAGAAGGGGCTGGCGCTGAGTATCGAACTGCTGGGCTACCTCGAGTACGCGCGCGTGGACTGGTACATCGACGGCGGCAAACTCTATTTCGGCGAGATCACCCTGACCCCGGCCGCTGGCTTCGGCACTGGCTACGGTGAGACGCTCGACAGCCTGATGGGCGACAAGTGGCACCTGCAAGCGCCGCAGGCCCGCCCGCGTGAGGCCGAGTTCGCCTGATCGGCTCGTCGTTCCCGTGATACGCTCCCCGGCCACCCGGCCGGGGAGCATCCAGCCCTCGCTACTCCCCATACGCCAGCGCCAGCTTGGCGAAGAAATCCTCCAGCACAAAGTGCGGGTCAATCTGCTCATAGACACGGATCTGCCGCGTGGCGCTGCCGGGCGCGTAGCTCAGGTCGTCATTGAACGCCGGGGCCGGACGCATACGGTAGTGGTACTCGTGGTCATCCAGCAGCAGGCCGATGGCCGGGTTGTCGCCCAGCACCCACACCTCGCTTTTCGGCCACGGCACATGCTTGATGCGCTGTGAGGCCCACGCATTGAAGTCGAGCATCTGCTGGAACAGGTAGCGGCCGGGCGCGCCCTGTGGCTTGACGCGCAGCGCCAGTTGCGCCAGCGAAACGCGCATCGACATGTAGACATTGTGCGGCACCTGCCACAGCGCCACCGGGGAGCGGAACAGTTCGGCGGCGGCGCGCGGGTCGTTGTAGAGGTTGTACTCCCAGCCGCCGGCCGGGTAGGGGTTGCCGCCAATCCAGATCACCGTCAGGTTGCTGGCTATCGACGGCTCGGCGCGCAGCGCCAGCGCGATGTCGGTGGCCGGGCCAAGCACCAGCACAAACAGCGGACGGCTGTCGGCGCGCTGCGCTTCCTCAATGATCGCCCGCGCGCCCTCGCTCAGCGGCGGGGCGGTGTCACCCAACGGCTGTTGCGCGCCGTGGAACAGCGGCACGTCGGCCTTCATCACCGCCAGCAGCCGTTGTAGCTCCAGATAGCTCTCCGGCATGGTGGGCTGGTGGTTGCCCAGCATCGCGGCGGTGCGGCTGTAGTGGGCGGCAATCAGCCCGCGCACCTCGAACGTCGGCGTCAGCAGCGCGTGGGCGACGGCAAAGTCGTCATCCGCCTCGTTTTTGGCGTCGCTGCTGATCATCACCCGCACCTGCTTGGCCGGGTCGGGGGTGAAGGGCAGCGGCCGGCCGGGGGTGGCAGAGGCGGCGGTGGCCAGCAGGGTCAGTAACAGCAGAATGATGCGCATCGTTATCGCTCCTTAGAATGAGATCACGGTTTTCAGGCCGGTGACCCAGGCGTCCTGCGTTTCACGCACGCCGCCGGGGTGGTGCCAGTACTGGATATCCGGTTGCAGCTCCAGCCAGTCGAGCGGGCGGAAGCGGTAGTAAAGCTCGGCATTGATCGACTGGCCGGGCAGCGGGCTGTAGAGGGCGTTGCCGTAGTCATCCACGCCGCGCACCTGATTGAGGTAGGCGAAGTTGCGGGTGTAGTGGTTGCTCATCTCGATGTAGCTGACGCCGAAACCAATCCAGTCATTCGGGCGCGCGTCGAACAGGCCACGGTAGCGCAGCGAGGCCGAGGTGGTGGTGTGGATATAGGTGCTACGCGGATCGCCGACGCCCAGACTCCAGGAGACACTCAGGCCACGGTTGGGATCGCCCGCGCGCTGCGTCACCTGCTGGTTGAAGCCGCTGTAGAGGAACCAGGTGCGGCGGTGGGTGCGGTAGCCCTCCGGGTCGGTCGCGCCAGCGTCCTGGTTCTTGCCGCTGTAGAGATCGGCCAGCGGCGCGTTGGTGAACAGCACGCCAAGGTTATAGACCCCCGGCAAACCGTTGAGGTGCGGGCGCGCCTCCAGCTCCACCGGCAGCAGGAACCCCTGACTGCCGCGCGTTGACCAGCTCCAGGCGTGGCTGCGCGAGGCGGCCTCCGGGTTCTGCTCCATGATGCCGCCCTTGAGCGTCAGCTCAGGCGTCAGGCGGTACTCCAGCGTGGTGCCCCAGGTGTGCACGTTCCAGTTGTTCCAGGTGAGCGAGTTGGCCGACTTGCCGCCGCACTGCGACAGCATCTGGAAGTCGCAGGGGATAATCTGGTCAAAGGTCTGCACCTTGTTCATCATGCCGATGCGCCAGGTGAGCCGCCGGTCATCAAAAAAGCTGCGGGCGAAGGTCAGCCAGCCGAGCCGGGTGATCGACTGGCCGCCGTAGCTCTCCTGCGACAGGTCGTTGAAGCTGACGCGCGGATCCTGCAACCGCTTCATGGTCAGGCTGTCATTGTGGTTGCGGTTGACGATGTTGCCCTCCAGACGCGCATCCGGGATGCCGGTGTAGCGCTCCAGATCCTGGGTGAAGGTCAGCGAGAACTGGTCGATGTAGGCGGCGTGGTCATCGTGGTTGTAACCGCCGCCAGCGTTGTAGGCCAGTTGGCTCAGGTAGCCGAGCTGGTAGTGGAAGCCGAGGTCGGTCAGCAGCGGGCGGACGCCGAGCATCTCGCCGAGCAGCGGTGCGGGCGGCGGCTCGAAGCCGAGCACCATGCCATTCCAGTCAGGGTCATCGGCCAGCGCCGGGGCGGCGGCCAGCAGCAGCGGGAGGAGCAGGGCGACAGAGGATTTTTTCATTATCGTGGCCTTGGTCAGGGTGAAAAAAAGGCAAAGCGATCCCGGGCCGCGTGGGCAGCCGTTAAACAGGGGCCGTGCCGAATGGGGGGCAAAAAAAAACCCAGACCGCCAATCCCTTAAGTCAGGGAGGGGCGGTCTGGGTTTTGCCTGCGGTGCAGTAGCAATCCGTCGGCGGCAATCATTTATCAGCTGAATGGATTTGGCAAGCCGCCGCCGCCGGATTCGTGATGCTGGTCGCGGTTTACCCGGCCAGTGGCAGCACCGGGCAGCGCGGGGCGATGCGCTCCTGCGAAGGGGTCACGCCAAACAGCCGCTTGTAGGAGGAGGTGAAGTGGGAGGAGTTGCTGAAGCCGCACAGGAAGGCGATGTCAGTGATCGGCATCTCGGTTTCGCGGATCTTCACCCGCGCGGAGACCAGCCGCAGCCGCTTCAGGTAGGCCTCCGGCGTCAGGCCGGTGGTCTCCTTGATCTGGCGGTAGATGGTGCGCTGGGTCAGGTGGAAACGCTCCGCCACCTCGCCCCAGGCGATCTCCTCAAAGCAGTGCTCCTGCACGTGGCCCAGCAGCCGGTGCAGCTTGTATTTGGTGTGGTTCTTGGGGCCATCGCTACCGGCCACCATGTTCATCAGCAGCTGGAAGAACAGCGACTCGCGGATGGCCTGCGCCTGCTCCGGCGCGCCGCTTGGCGCTGGCTGTTGCAGCCGCGCCACCAGATCGCGGCACTGGGCGTGGCGCTCCGGCATCAGCCAGCCATAGTTGCCACCGGCGGCGGCGTCGAAGCGCGCCAGCAGCCCCTCGGTGTTGGTCAGGTAGCTGAAGGGACGGGTCGGGTTGATCAGCACGTTGGTGATCTTTAGCGTACCCAGCTCGTCATAGAAGTGGCAGTCGCGGCCGCGCACAAAGAAGATATCCCCCTCCTGAATGAAGTGCGGCTTGCCATTGATCACGTGCAGGCCGTGGCCGCGCTCCACCATCACCAGCTCATCGAACGCATGGCAGTGCTCATGGTTGTTGTTCTCCGGGTCGCTGGCATAGACCGCCAGTTTGTCGGTGGGGCGGGGAAAGTAGTCTTCAATCTGCAGTGTCAGCATGGCTCTCTCTCTGGCGATGGTCACGCCCGGCGGGCGCGTCGTGCCAACATACGGGATAGTCAGGCCAGCTGGCGAGTCCGTATGCGTGAACTGTGATCTTCGCCGCGCTCACTCTCCTGCCAGTGCCACCGGCGGCAACGGGCTGGCACTGGCAGAATGGCCGCCCGCCCACGCCTTCCTTACCATGCTGCTCATCGCCCCCCGACTAAGGATGACCATGGCAGAGCAACAGCAACACCACAGCATAATCAAAACGTTACGCCACCCGGATCTGTTGGCGCAGGCCGAGGCGCTGCGCCCGGCGCTGCACCGGCAGCCGGTTTCGCCGGTGGCGCTGGTGGATGGGCGCGGGCAGGTGATCGGCCAGCCAGCGGATCTGGCCCGCCGAGAGTTTGGCCCCGGCGAGGAGGTGATACTGGACTTCGGCACCCACTGCGTCGGCCGCCTGTCGCTGCGCGCCGTGGCGGTCGGCAGCCCACCGGATGCGCCCGCGCACCTGCACTTCACCTTCGGCGAGATCATCGATGAGGTGGTGGAGAGTCTGGCGGATTATGACGGCTGGCTGAGCACCAGCTGGTTCCAGCAGCAGGATCTCTATCTGGACGTGCTGCCCGCGGAGATTGCCCTGCCGCGCCGCTACTGCTGTCGCTACGTGAAGATCCGCGTGGTCGCCACCTCGCGCAAATACCGCCTGCGTCTGGAGAGTCCCTGCCTGACCACCGAAACCTCCGCCGATGGGCGCGAGGTGGCGACACCGGCCATCGCCGATCCGTTGCTGCGGCAGATTGACGCGGTGAGCGTGCTGACGCTCAAAAACTGTATGCAGGAGGTGTTCGAGGATGGCCCGAAACGCGACCGGCGGCTGTGGCTCGGCGATTTGCGGCTACAGGCGCGCGTCAACTACGCCACCTTCGCCAATCAGGCGCTGGTGCGCCGCTGCCTGATGCTGTTCGCGGGCGTGACCCGTGAAGATGGCATGGTGGCCGCCAACGTCTTCATCCAGCCGGAGGTGATCGCGGATGACACCTACCTGTTTGATTATTCGCTGTTCTTTGTCGCTACCCTGGCCGATTATGTCGCCGCCACCGACGACGAGGAGACGCTACAGGCGCTGTGGCCCACCGCCTGGCGGCAGGTGGAGCTGGCGTTGGCGCGGCTGGACAGCCGGGGCATCGTGCAGGACAGCGACAGCTGGTGGTCGTTCATTGACTGGCATGAGCAACTCAACAAGCAGGCCGCCTCGCAGGGCGTGCTGATCTACGCGCTGGAGCGGGCGCACACGCTGGCCGGGCGCATCGCGCCAGCGCGGCAGGCGGAACTGGCGGCCACGCTGGCGCGGCTGCGGGCGGCCACGCTGGCGCACCTGTGGGATGAGGCGCAGGGCTTCTTCACCAGTGGCGCGGCGCGGCAGGTCTCCAGCGCCTCACAGGTGTGGCTGCTGCTGGCGGAGGTGGGCGACGCCGCGTTCCGCCGCCGCCTGCTCACCCAGTTGCGGGAGCGGCCGCCGGCCATCGGTATGCGCACTCCCTACATGGTGCATCACTACGTTGAGGCGCTGCTCCAGCATGGTGAGCGGCAGGCGGCGGTGGCGGAGATCAAGGGCTACTGGGGGGAGATGGTAGCGCGCGGCGCGGACACCTTCTGGGAGCTGTTTGACCCGGCCAACCCGGACTACTCGCCCTACGGCAGCCGCCTGATCAACAGCTATTGCCACGCCTGGAGCTGCACCCCGGCCTGGCTGATCCGCACTTTCCAGCTCTGAACCTGACGAAG encodes the following:
- a CDS encoding TonB-dependent siderophore receptor; this translates as MHTLFKKTPLAGGVAVALLAFSGAASAAESTPASQQGDTVVVNATTPDSQFNAGSNDLVPAYLDGQIANGGRLGVLGEQKAEDVPFSIIGYTAKLIQDQQARTLTDVLDNDASVESSYGYGNFSENYVIRGFSLAADDISFGGLYGLMPRQIAPTFFAERVELLKGSSAFLNGVPPGGTGVGGNVNIEPKRADDTPLNRVSLDYTSSSQVGGSLDVGRRFGEDNRFGARVNLIHREGETAIDGEKRRLTGGSLGLDYRGDRLRGSLDVGAMRQTVHGGRPVVYLGSATSVPEVPKATGNYGQQWAYTDLESEFGMLKGEYDLAEHWTAYGAFGMSHNHEYGKYGSPTLVGDDGDATMSRMTVPYFSDTVAGNTGLRGSFDTGFVNHSVNLGYSQTYTKTRSAYTLTSASVATNIYSPVATSEPLTNLYSGGDMGDPHVRSRIRNEGYNLSDTLSVLDGRVQLIGGLRRQSIAVRNYNYNGVESNTFDETKVTPAFGLVVKPWQHISLYANHIEALQAGDTAGTTYNGKTVTNGGQTAGVAISKQNEVGVKADFGRVAASLALFEIKKPESMYTASGDSYTFGNYGEVRTRGMEVSLYGEPVYGVRLNGSLSLLDPTLTQTQDGTYDGKKAVGVPRYHWVVSGEYDIPGVTGLTATGKVIRTGSQYADEANNLELAAWTRLDLGVRYDMNLPVNNIVWRAGVENVTNERYWSSANGGYLTQGDPREVKVSMTVDF
- a CDS encoding oligosaccharide flippase family protein, translated to MGLNKIGRNSIWMMLEKIISIFGLFFVTSYVAKYIGPSLFGELSLAMAIFQIVQIVSQMGGDNIIFKRVSKNPDSGVRLIRSSFLMRLAVYVAISVAVLGYFYTVDDTTSFIFCIAVCIASFFTTLDVYAIYNNSQLRSKYNTISNVIGLGIGLGIRYLIALMQWDPALLAIPIVLTTAIPFFIRRHDFITRSASVTMMGRNWKSAAKKYSKYMIMSGSSIVLSSISVAIYTRINQIFISDFLGSYQLGIYSVALTLATAWTFALASIITSFYPSIYADTNDRTAMAKAVKLNRIVFLCSALVIAGFALFGRQAIALLYGAQYAAAYLPALILSVGTMLSLMGSIAYRYVIKYSGFSYLSKKMFLILAFSLPVSYLLIKQHGLIGASVSVVLVELLSLTVMNYFFKNGLIVKLHIGSIGFAWGVK
- a CDS encoding ATP-grasp fold amidoligase family protein; this translates as MKKIARLIFNKMPWSVRDNVEFYRRFGRFPNISQPKSFNEKVIHRKRYACLSDENFPMLADKYRVREYVAKRVGEEYLIPLLAHYDDVQRFSQDIGTLENCVVKPNHGAGMVKLISHKPQKQEADEIVQEAARWLKTDFSKTCGEYHYSKIDRKILVEKRIGNGVSALTDYKFHLFRQPDGSIFYVLQLIDDRFEGELSRTFYVNDLSTVYSGKNALDSQLMPLVEKGLALSIELLGYLEYARVDWYIDGGKLYFGEITLTPAAGFGTGYGETLDSLMGDKWHLQAPQARPREAEFA
- a CDS encoding nucleoside hydrolase; amino-acid sequence: MRIILLLLTLLATAASATPGRPLPFTPDPAKQVRVMISSDAKNEADDDFAVAHALLTPTFEVRGLIAAHYSRTAAMLGNHQPTMPESYLELQRLLAVMKADVPLFHGAQQPLGDTAPPLSEGARAIIEEAQRADSRPLFVLVLGPATDIALALRAEPSIASNLTVIWIGGNPYPAGGWEYNLYNDPRAAAELFRSPVALWQVPHNVYMSMRVSLAQLALRVKPQGAPGRYLFQQMLDFNAWASQRIKHVPWPKSEVWVLGDNPAIGLLLDDHEYHYRMRPAPAFNDDLSYAPGSATRQIRVYEQIDPHFVLEDFFAKLALAYGE
- a CDS encoding carbohydrate porin; translation: MKKSSVALLLPLLLAAAPALADDPDWNGMVLGFEPPPAPLLGEMLGVRPLLTDLGFHYQLGYLSQLAYNAGGGYNHDDHAAYIDQFSLTFTQDLERYTGIPDARLEGNIVNRNHNDSLTMKRLQDPRVSFNDLSQESYGGQSITRLGWLTFARSFFDDRRLTWRIGMMNKVQTFDQIIPCDFQMLSQCGGKSANSLTWNNWNVHTWGTTLEYRLTPELTLKGGIMEQNPEAASRSHAWSWSTRGSQGFLLPVELEARPHLNGLPGVYNLGVLFTNAPLADLYSGKNQDAGATDPEGYRTHRRTWFLYSGFNQQVTQRAGDPNRGLSVSWSLGVGDPRSTYIHTTTSASLRYRGLFDARPNDWIGFGVSYIEMSNHYTRNFAYLNQVRGVDDYGNALYSPLPGQSINAELYYRFRPLDWLELQPDIQYWHHPGGVRETQDAWVTGLKTVISF
- a CDS encoding helix-turn-helix domain-containing protein, with product MLTLQIEDYFPRPTDKLAVYASDPENNNHEHCHAFDELVMVERGHGLHVINGKPHFIQEGDIFFVRGRDCHFYDELGTLKITNVLINPTRPFSYLTNTEGLLARFDAAAGGNYGWLMPERHAQCRDLVARLQQPAPSGAPEQAQAIRESLFFQLLMNMVAGSDGPKNHTKYKLHRLLGHVQEHCFEEIAWGEVAERFHLTQRTIYRQIKETTGLTPEAYLKRLRLVSARVKIRETEMPITDIAFLCGFSNSSHFTSSYKRLFGVTPSQERIAPRCPVLPLAG
- a CDS encoding family 78 glycoside hydrolase catalytic domain, with translation MAEQQQHHSIIKTLRHPDLLAQAEALRPALHRQPVSPVALVDGRGQVIGQPADLARREFGPGEEVILDFGTHCVGRLSLRAVAVGSPPDAPAHLHFTFGEIIDEVVESLADYDGWLSTSWFQQQDLYLDVLPAEIALPRRYCCRYVKIRVVATSRKYRLRLESPCLTTETSADGREVATPAIADPLLRQIDAVSVLTLKNCMQEVFEDGPKRDRRLWLGDLRLQARVNYATFANQALVRRCLMLFAGVTREDGMVAANVFIQPEVIADDTYLFDYSLFFVATLADYVAATDDEETLQALWPTAWRQVELALARLDSRGIVQDSDSWWSFIDWHEQLNKQAASQGVLIYALERAHTLAGRIAPARQAELAATLARLRAATLAHLWDEAQGFFTSGAARQVSSASQVWLLLAEVGDAAFRRRLLTQLRERPPAIGMRTPYMVHHYVEALLQHGERQAAVAEIKGYWGEMVARGADTFWELFDPANPDYSPYGSRLINSYCHAWSCTPAWLIRTFQL